CCGAGACGGCCGGAGAGCTGGTGACCGCCGACGGGGAAGTGCTGGGAGAGCACGCCGGCGTTCAGAACTTCACCGTGGGCCAGCGCAAGGGACTGGGCGTGGCCACCGGCTCGCCGCTCTACGTTCTCCAGATCCGCGGCGACGCGCGCCAGGTGGTGGTGGGAGGCGACCATGAACTTTATTCCCGCACCCTGCGCGCCCGCGACCTGAACTGGATCTCCGTGGAGAAGTTGGAAGCGCCGATGCGGGTGCAGGCCAAGATTCGCCATCGCCACGAGCCGGCGGCGGCCACGGTCGAGCCTGCGGGCGAGGCCGAGGCGCTGGTGACCTTCGACCAGCCGCAGCGCGCCATCACCCCAGGGCAGGCGGTAGTTTTCTACGAAGGCGACCTAGTGGTGGGCGGCGGCTGGATCGCCTGATTTCCTCTGCAAAAACGCAAAAGGGCAGCGCTGAGCGCTGCCCTTTCTGTTTTTGAAACCGGGTTAGATAAACAGTTCCTCGTCCTGCGAGACCGGAGCGTGCTCGCGCCGGGGAAACTTGCGGGTCAGTTTGAAGAAGGTGTCGATGCCCACGGTCAGGCCCTGCACCAGTCCGGCCACCCGGCGCACGGGGCCGATCACGCCCTCGTGCAGGATTTCCGTGGTTTCTTCCACGTGGTCGATGGTGCGGCTGACCAGGTCGTCGGCGCGGATCACCTGCCGCCGGGTGCGATTCATAGCGTCACTGAAGGTGGAATCGAAGCGGTCCACCTGCGAGCGCAGGCTGGAGCTGACGGCGAACAGGTTGGAGACGATTTCCGTGATCCGTCCCCGGGAATCGGTGAGGACGGCGTGCGCCGCCTCCAAGGTGGGGACGGCGCGGCTCTCCAGCGCATCCGCCAGGCGTTCCACCCGGGCGCCGGTCTTGCGCACGCTCAGAAAGAGCGCGATCAGCACACCCATTTGGACAACCACGGCGATGGCCGTCACCACGATAAAGCTGGTCAGCAATGTCTGCGTGGCTTGGTCCATCCGCTTTGCTCCGCCGTGACGGCTGAAGTCCCTAGACCTTCGACTTCGAGCCTTCGCTGGTGGCTTCGCGGTACGCCTGCACTCCGGCGTCGATCGCGGTGCTCAGCGATTCCTTGTGCTTGCCCAGGGCGTCGCGGCCCTTCTCCGCCCACTGCTGCGCCTGTTCCTTGGCCGCGCGGCCGCGGGTGATGACGTAATCGCGACCCTCTTCGGCCTTGTCGCGCAGCGCCTGACGCGTCTCGCGCCCTGAGCGGGGCGCATAGAGCACTCCGATGAGCGCGCCGGCACCAAGGCCAGCCAGGAACCAAACCAGACTATTGCTGTTGTCCTTCTCCGACATAGAACCTCCTAAGACAAACTTCATTCTTCATGCTAGCATCCGGCTCAGGGTTTTACAAACCAGCGCAAGAGTAGCCGATCCGGAAAAACCGCGTTCCATGCGGCCGGGGAGCGCCCTTGCGCGGCGCGGTTCAGGGTTTCTGGGTGGGGCGCAGGAGGACCTCGCTGGCAAACGCCTGCGGCGCCTGCGTCACCAGCATGGCCACAACGTGGGCCACGTCGTCCGGCTGGAGCATCTTGCCGGGGTCCTTGCCCGCGTGCGGGGTGAGCTCGGTGTCCACGGAGCCCGGGCAGACCACAGCCACGCGGATGTTATGTCCCCGCAGCTCCTCCGCCACCGAATAGGTGAGCCCATTCAATCCCCACTTGGAGGCGGCGTATGCCGCGCCGCCGGGAAGAGCATTCTTGCCGGCGAGAGAGGAGATGTTCACGATGTGGCCGCTGCGCGCCTGCATCATCATCGGGGCAAACGCCCGGATGCAGTAATACACGCCGCGCAGGTTGGTGTTGAGCACCGCGTCCCATTGCTCCGGGGGCATCTCGTGCAGCGGGCCGCCGAAGCCGCCGATGCCGGCGTTGTTGACCAGGACGTCCACGCGCCCAAAGGTCTGTTGTACGCGGAGGGCCAGCGCTTCCACCGCGGGCAGATGGCAGACATCACATTCCACCGCCTCGCACTGACCGCCGCTCCCAACGATCCCTTCCGCCGTCTGCTTCAGAGGAGAGAGGGTGCGGCCGCAGAGGACGGTGGAAGCGCCCATGGCGGCAAGTTTGCGGGCCACCGCCGCCCCGATGCCCCGGCCTCCGCCGGTCACGACCGCCACCTTGCCCTCCAAGGGTTGATCCGTTTGCGTCGCCATCTTCCGCCTCCGTGTGAAAGGTTGCCCAGCCCCCCTGCAATTTATAACGACGCCGAAACCCTCCGTTCCGGCTCCAGCTAGCATCCTATGTACCAGAGGATGACCGCAGCTTGCCTTCGGGCGGATAGGTTCTTATAATCCGGGATTCTGCTATGGAGCCGGCGTTGGCGTCCAGTGCGTCCCAGCCGCCGGTAAGATGCAGAGGCCGGGCGGCTCCCAGGGACTGGGGAAGCGGCGCCGGGAACCCTGTCAGCGCTATTCTCCCGATCTACCAAGGAGTGACCGAATGAGGAAGTTCTTACTGACGATGCTGATCGCGCTTACCGCCATCGCCCTGGCGGTGCCGGTGCCGGCGGCGGCCCAGGCGGCCCCCGCGCCGAAGAAAGAGATCAAGGACCCGGCGGAGTACAACTCCTACGTTGGCGCCACCCAGCAAACCGACCCGCAGGCGAAGATCAGCGGGCTGATCGACTTCCTGCAACGCTATCCCAATAGCGTGGTCAAGGAGGACGCGCTGGAGCATCTGATGACG
This DNA window, taken from Terriglobales bacterium, encodes the following:
- a CDS encoding SDR family oxidoreductase, whose protein sequence is MATQTDQPLEGKVAVVTGGGRGIGAAVARKLAAMGASTVLCGRTLSPLKQTAEGIVGSGGQCEAVECDVCHLPAVEALALRVQQTFGRVDVLVNNAGIGGFGGPLHEMPPEQWDAVLNTNLRGVYYCIRAFAPMMMQARSGHIVNISSLAGKNALPGGAAYAASKWGLNGLTYSVAEELRGHNIRVAVVCPGSVDTELTPHAGKDPGKMLQPDDVAHVVAMLVTQAPQAFASEVLLRPTQKP
- a CDS encoding YtxH domain-containing protein, whose product is MSEKDNSNSLVWFLAGLGAGALIGVLYAPRSGRETRQALRDKAEEGRDYVITRGRAAKEQAQQWAEKGRDALGKHKESLSTAIDAGVQAYREATSEGSKSKV